Genomic segment of Perca flavescens isolate YP-PL-M2 chromosome 7, PFLA_1.0, whole genome shotgun sequence:
GAGTGACAACCCTCTGTCACCTGACTACGTTCCTTCAATCTTCAATCATGTTCCATCCCcggagaagagaaaaagaagaatgagTTAGATGTAGTCAACAGAAGAACAAACTTCAAAGAATAGAGAAAGCAGCAAAGCCATCAGCTGCAGCAGTAATGGATCTAACGGATTGTCCTCAAGACAACAGCAAGCATCCTACTGCAGACCAGGTGAAGGAATCTAACATCAACAAAgaacttgaaaatgaaaatagtcTGCCTTTTCCCCATGAAAATGACAATCCAGCAACTTCACCATTAGagagtaaagtttttttttttttttaagaaacacaTCCCTTCTCTTGAGTTGGAATGTCAAGCTCTGATATGAATATGTTGTTAAAAGATAAAATGAATACAACTGCACTGAATGAGAATGGAATACATCCAAAAACTCTGCTGGCCGTCTCCTCACCCACACCCATTCACGTGATCACATCACTCCCGTCCTTCAGAgcctccactggctccctgtttcCCAACGCATCCAGTTTAAAGTCCTCTTCACccacaaagccctccataacCAGGCTCCTTCCTCACAGACCTGCTCCACCACCACACTAACCTCCTCTCCCCACCACTCAGGACCACGCACCGTACCTGGTGGGACAGAGCTTTCACCAttgcagccccctccctctggaactaCCTACCCATACCCGTCCGTGTCTGTACTGacctggacacattcaaaacaattatcaaaacacacctcttcagattagctttccacatacaaaagtcttacatttctcacctgatagttactggttttattgtttttaattgcttttaagatgcttgttttattgcttatctttttttaatgctatacgtgctggttttactgtatgctatataaataacatTATTAGATGAGTCTACAAAATAATGATAAGTCAATATCCTCACTGGTTTACAAACATATTCACCACTAATGACAGTGTTCATTTTGTAGCTCTCTATCTCAAATGTAAGTCCACATTAACATTATTTCAGCAGTACATGCTGGCTTTAATTAAGATGAGAATTAATTTGTAAAAACAGATGTCACCCACCCTTTGCTAACGAAGAAGAAATTGCCACTAACTAATAAAGTGACATGTGTATTGACCACAATCTAACACTCCACCCCTACTTCACCTTTTAAGCTCTACTAGGTTTTTGATCTGACAAGTCATTAAAACAGTCCACAAAACCTCAATGTAAAAAACCCCCATTCAGTACCATGCCTTAGTGCTCTTTTTGGAAAACTACATCAGTATGTTAAGTAAATAAAACTGCTGCTCTCACAAACTGCTACATGTGCTTACTTCTGTTTTTGGTTTCTTTCGTCTTTACAGATGAGGTGTATTTCGATAAAGCCTATATATTTGGCATGCATTTTGTCATAATGTATTTGTcgataatgtgacatttaaacACATCTAGGTTTTACTTGTTGGAACTTGTTGCATTGATGTTGCACCATTTAAGGCAGAAATCTGATAATAGGTAGCATGATAACCAGTGCTATCCATCTTTACTTCACTTACAGGAGATTTGACACAAATCCAAATCTCCCcgtttgaaatatttatttttcagcataCCTGCTTTAGTGTAACATGGGAAGTATTGATAGTTTATTTACCAGAACGAGTTCTTAAAATACAaccacagcagcacaaatattttGCTGTTGTACTTTGATCAAGTGTTACAACTCGTGAGAAAAGATAAGCACCTTGTTTCTAATTAACTGAGtttcagaaaaataaatgttgcaaACCCAATTACTCatatttgtaaacattgttaaatttcagatttaaaaaaaaaaaaaggtgcaaaaCGTAACTATAGAGATGGCAAATCAATGTTTTTGATCACGTTGCTTGTATAAATCATCCAACTAAAGAAAAGTACTCAtatttctcacctgatagttactggttttattgtttttaattgcttttaataggCTTGTTTTATATGTTGGATTTTATTACTTACTGGTTTTACGgtatgctatataaataaaatgtattattagatTAATCTACAAAACAATGATAAAAAGGTTAATATCCTCACTGGTTTACAAACATATTCACTACTAATGACAGTGTTCATTTAGTAGCTCCACATCTAAAATGCAAGTCCACCCTAACATTTTAGCAGTACATGCTGGCTTTGATTAAGATGAGAATTAATTTCTTTGGCTTATTATTTTGGCGTTGATTTGACCACCGTTTCAAAGCTTTTCAAACACTGTATTGACGTAATGTATTGCAGTTTGGTGCCGATGTGCAACTTGCTGTGTATGCGTATAGCGTAATACTGTGGACTGTTGGTGCAGTGTTGGTGAATGTAAGATGCCTAAACCACAGAGGATTCATTGTTCTAGGGCGATTAATGACAACAAATAAGTATTACAGTAGTTATATTTAATAGCATAGAAAAGTACTCTTGTTTACTGGCActtctgtaaaccaatcacaatcattgtGGTGCGGCACTAAACGCCATACAGAGCAAaggcgcctctgcaaaacatcctcaggaaggaacttgttttggtgaaacgtaCATTCCAAAGTATTTTTAGCtgggcaacagaaaactcagattggacagtctagctagctgtcttgatttaccctgcagagatctgagaaaaggttaaccatagtcctcataaatcgagcagagtttaaaattacaacaaaaaaaacggaaGGCATCCGAAaaggggagaaaaagaaaaagaaaaaaatgaaatccggCAGCACAAACTCGGAAGTGGTAcgttgtgtatatgtatatatattgacTAGATTACTCCAAAAGTCGGGGACTGCAGTATCCCAGACTCCATGAAATGGATAAAGTTGTCATAAGAGGTGTGCAGAGGCAGccttaagacaacttgacaagTGTTGGCCTCTGGGAACACTCTCCTACTGTCATTGTCGCCATGCAAGAATTCCAGCTGTGGTGGGTAGGGAAACCCAAGCAGTGGAATGGTGTCTACCCCTGAgacaaatgttaatatttgttgcAGGGTCACAGGTCTAGTTCCCTCTAAAGGagaagcaaaacagaaaaataaagttatcaaTATGCCATCGCTTTAAAACCGCGCAAATGTTAAGCAATAAACTTAAATggtaaaatgtgtaatattGACTTTAAAACTATACcattagcatttatttgacCAATTTTGAGGATAgcataatacaaaacaaaacataccaTCCACCTCCAGGAGCCAGTCTTTCCAGAACATGAAAGCCTGGTTCTCATGTCTCATGTCATGAAAAGGTTCTGAAGGTCTTCCATATCAACACCTTTGGGGCTTCCAACAAAAAGAGGTTTCATTACCTCCGGATGCTTTGCTATTGCCTCAGCAATTCCAAACTGCTGAagttccgcttccaacctgtaaaAGCACAAGTATTATACTCAGAAAATGCAGTGTTTCTATTCAAAAGTTAACAGCCAAACAACATTCCCACCACCTGCACACATTCCACCTTATCTTGGACACATGATTGATGGGCAGAGTGATCTTGGGCCATATGTCCTCATTTGCTAGATTTTTCACATATGTCATCCCTACAATAGAGTTTTGACTATTCAGATTTTAGacttatgtttatttatatttttgaatttgCCATACACAAATTTCTCAAATCAATTGCTTATAAAatattcagtttgtttttaattaaccaGATGAATGTCTGCAATCATTCCACCCTGGTATACAAAGGTGTGCTACCATTTACCCTTTGCAACTTCTCCTGAATTTCCATGTCATCCACCTCCTCAATCTTAATTGGTGGAGTTGGACAATGGGCAAGCATGCATTAGAGACGCTCTGAAAAAAAGGACGGCCTGATGCCTCCGTGGACAATGGCAAAAGCGAGCATTTCTCCAATATATTTGTACTCTCCAGAATCCAAAGCTGAAACAGAAATTTGTGTTACAACagtaaaaagttaaacaaattcAAGGACTTAAATTCACAGGTGCCAAACCTAGGCAAATGTGTATTTAAGctgtcactttaaaaaaagaaagaaaagaaaaacaaattttaaatCACACGCTGGCCATTATGACTATATGAAGATATTTGGTTTATATTATTCCCATAGTATTGACCAACGGCATGTTCTTAACTCACATTCCCTTGtgctacaaaataaaaagcccTACAGTATGTTCTCAATtaattacactgaatgtttATTATAAATGCAATTTATACTAATGAAAGCAAAGTCTTATTAGTGGCATTTCACAAAAGGTAAGCTATGCTGACAGAGAGGACAAGCAGCAGCGAAGCAGACAGACCTACAAACACCCCAGCTCTCAGAGCTGCAACAGTTCAAAGGACAGGCTTATTCTTCTAAGTGTTTGCCAACATAAAataaaggatccctacagagaggaTTTTCTTTAGAGTAAAAtcagctttttttaaaacaagaaaCCTCATAGATCGGTATGGCTCAACCCACCAGAACCCAAattaataaacagtaattttagcatgtAAAGATCCATCTTATTTTCAATCGGTAGAGTATCTGTtaatttcaaccaaaacaagtGATTGATGGGAAAGGCGAACAGCTTTTTTTCatagtttcattttgtttgtcaactttgtgtattttatgatgcaaaaatgtgtttacttacatggagtctggtgtgttttttttttcagaaaatgtttaaggAAAAATGGATCTTACTCTAACAGAAAGCTCAACCTCCAGAGGattcctttccataatgttgtcagacacttgggACATTAATCTGATCACATCAGTGGCAAAAACcataaattgaaaaaaacataattgttatatattaaaaaacataattgctTTATCAGTGTTGCATACCACGGGATATCAAAGACACGTTTTTTTCTTGTCCTCTGGTCCAGTGAAGTACATGCTGTCTTTGATTGCCATGACCAGCAGGCGGAGGAATTCTCTGCTCGGGCCGCTGTCATCTACAGCCCCCTCTGTGGTGCCATCAACGTcaacaaacacaacattgaGGCGATGATCTGGAGAAAACCTTGGCCTCCTGAATGCTCTGAAGGCACTCTCCAGTACAGACTCCCTCATGACATTCACACTGTTGGACCGTGGAGGCACTACACCGTCAAGCCGGCTGGTGATGTTTTTTAAGACAGATATCAAATCAGGCCTgcaaaacataaaatgtaaattttttcaacaatgaaatacttttatataagtgtattattatcattattattattactactactacaataACAAACGTGTGAAATAACATATTGTGatccaaaatataaataaaaaaaaatagaccaaCTCCCAAAAAACaggcggagaaaaaaaaaaaaaaaaaagacaaaaaacaatgtgCATAAACTCCAAGGCGCTGTCAATATACATGCACTTTCATTTCTTTACTAAAAAGGTAAGCCTTTCAATAGGATACTTTCACAATATTGTCCTATTACAGTCACTACTGATGTGGGTTCATGCCTCAGCCACACTGGATTCTGTAGTAATGCATTGGTACAATTACTTTATAGGGACAGACCGTGATCATAGACAAACTGAAAACGGCTCTCAATGCAAGTATCAACATTCATAGTGCATGCCAATTTGAAGAATTTGGCATCATGCCAGCAACATCTGAGATTGGTCAAATCATGTCTTTATAACAAAGACCTCTATACAGAGAATGTTAAAACCATAAGCCCCTATGGTTCCAGCCCATTATCATTTCAATTAGtatgatttaaaaaaggtataaataATTGAAGAGGGCAGAAGTGTAAGGACATCACAAATTGGACATGAGGTAATATAAGTGTGGCCGCATATTCCACAAAAAGGTAGTTTATTTTTCatatcaatatttatattttctagTATTCAAGTCTGCatttattaaaagaaacaatGCTACAGCCTAAGTAAAGTTTCATGTACTGTACTTAGTCTTAATCCTGTTAATTATCATCTCAAGTACTCATTGGTTCACAGTTAAGTATTCCAACAAACACTACATCAGTTCAACAAGGAaattctccacagcgctgcagagtccacacagcattcccatATGGtggaaaaacatgctctggtatATTGGCaattctttaaaacaatcacaatcagcATGGGCggcctctgcaaaataatttCAGAAAGGAATTTGTCTGGGTGGGAGATGTGCATGttgaaaagtagttttagttgtgcaacagaaaactcagattggacagatagtctagctagctgtctgaatttaccctgcagagatctgaggagcagttaacaatagtcctcagaaatccaccggacgttagaacgccaacaacaaagacagaggaaggggacggacatccagccgaaaagacCGTAATCAGGCGTAATTTCCATCAGCACCTGACCAACCCTATAAGTGgtatgtcgtggatatagactaggggaTTACTCACAAGTGGAACTACAAGTTGccattataaaacaaaatattaaagaaTAACTCACTTATGTACTTGTGTGTCCAGCATCAGGGCACACAAGACCCGGTTGGTGGAATAGAAATAGGGCAGTGCTTTCTCACCCTATTTAAAAGGAACACTGACTCAGGGCAAAATCAATCAACCTGTGTGCAATTGACTCCAGTTAGCAAAGCTACGCTCATCACTTCTTCCAAAGCTTCCGAGGCATACGTGAAAGACTTTCACTGTTAAGACCACATTTGGCCATTACTATTTCGTATATTATTCCATACTAACGAAGAGTAGTGGTGGTCGAAATGTCACAACAGTTTTGGTGCAATGAATAAGTGAAAACTGGAGGCCTGCAGTGGGTGAGCCCTTACTTTTgagacccaaaaaaaaaactgagatgtTGCTGCTATCGCTTTACTGAATTCTGTCAGATTACACATGGAATAACCCTGAAATTTGTGGTGTTAATTTGTACTTACTCGATGGTGAGAGCCTCATCCAATGTATCATTACTGGGTAGCAAAGTCATGGATCTGCCAAGGAAAGTGGCATTATTAGCTTGCAATCAGAGAGCCTTTTTCTCTATTCTTTGAAGTTTGCTCTTCTGTTGAATACATCTAACctcattcttctttttctcttctcctgGGATGGAACATGATTGAAGATTGAAGGAACGTAGTCAGGTGACAGAGGGTTGTCACTCTTTTTCtctaaaacataaatacatagaaACAACATCAGAATcaaaatcagctttattggccaggtttgagtaaacaaacaaggaatttgactctggttaatctttgctctaaagtaggctaggctacaacactcacttaacttataaagaataaaaacagaggacagtaagaaatatatatataaaaaaaaaaaaaatactcttaagtgtacagtataacaatacaatagaacttaccatttaacaaaaaatatacaaaagcgAGGGAAGGAAATGTGCAATATCAGtcagtatagtctgagattttatgatttaaatatgaatacagtGCTTCTTTGAGGTTAGCCAACGTTAGCCTTTGTAATCCACACAAAATCCATGCCATACTGCATAGGTAGAACTTGCCTTTTCGTAATAACGAACGGTTGTGGCTAGAAAGGAAAGGAACgtaacgtagctagctagctgtatcCCTACTAGCCCCAACGGTTAGAAACCGTTTTAGCCTttttgctagctaacgttagctagctacataaaTAAGATATTTCTGTTAAGTTACCTGATATGAAGTGGTCACAGCATAACCGAAATCCATTGTTTGTGGGCTCCCATGGCTCGGTTTGGTTCCGTCTGCTTCTAGCACGTTTTATGGAAGCAATCCATTTACTTCTTCTCTCGGGATCTTTAGCTAGGAATCTCATGCTATCCATTATCTTTTTCCGATGGTTCTGGCATCCCGGCGCACAGCAGCTATCCACCATGCTGAATCAAGGCGTTTATTGAAATAGGCAGCAAATTATTTCCCCTTGGGATCAATAAATGATCCATttatctagctagctatctacaaTAGgtgcaactagctagctagtaacgtaGCTAGCTGACTCTGGCTCAGCTCCGATGGCAGTGAGTGTTTTGATATTGActggtgcatgctgggatcgcGTGACATCAACTGCCGGAACtcttgctagctaacgttagctcttgCTAACGACAGAGTGAAACAACATAAAGCAACGACAGAGTGACACGACGCATAGCAACGACACATAGCAACGACGCATAGCAACGACAGAGTGAAACAACACATTGTCATGACACATGCAGCATTGACACAGCAAGACGACACGGTCAAACGACAAGGACAGAGGACAGGAGTAAGTTGAGTTGACACAGACAAAAGTTGAGTCATGTGGGCAATCACAAAGACATAGACAGGtaatagacacatagacatggaagacgacacatagcatagacagacagacatagacatagacagttAATAGACACATAGAAATGGAAGACGACACAtagcatagacagacagacatagacatagacagttaatagacacatagacatggaagacgacacatagcatagacagacagacatagacatagacagataatagacacatagacatggAAGACGACACAAAGCATAGACAGGTAGCATGTCGACTTAATTTTGGCACAAATGGAACCCCATAGGGAGTGGCTCctcaaaaccagaaacaatagttacctttcctgtggggacaatgagtctccttcatatgctaaatgtcagacatgacctgattcattctttagaagctaggttttgggtgaggcagtcaaatgctgataagtgtagttacttgattaactttagctgcaggccccattaaacattgttttcaaaacataagccgggttttaactttttaacttcaacagttgcatgtataattgttatttttacttt
This window contains:
- the LOC114559307 gene encoding G2/M phase-specific E3 ubiquitin-protein ligase-like, whose amino-acid sequence is MRHENQAFMFWKDWLLEVDEGTRPVTLQQILTFVSGVDTIPLLGFPYPPQLEFLHGDNDSRRVFPEANTCQVVLRLPLHTSYDNFIHFMESGILQSPTFGVI